The stretch of DNA GAGTGAATATTTTTCCATGTACCGTTCCTTTTCTTTCAGCACCTTGTCCAGAATCCCGTTGATAAAGGAGCCTGCGTCATCCCCGCTGTACTGCCTGGCCAGCTCAATGGCCTCATCAATCGTGACCTTTTCCGGAATGTCTTCCCGGAAACAGATCTCATAGATTGCGAGACGTAGGATGTTCTTGTCGACCATCGAAATGCGGGAAAGTTTCCAATGGAGCGAAAGCTCTGAGATCAGCAGGTCGATCTTTTCGATCTGTTCCACGGTGCCGATGAAGATGGACTCGGCAAAGGATCGAATATCCTTGTCCAGGCTTTTCTGTCCCTTCCAGAACTCTTTAAGCAGTTCCATGGGAGGCTCCTTGCGGATTTCATATTGATAAAGGAGCTGAAGGGTCAGCGCCCTGCTCTTTCGTCTCTTGCCCATAATCCTTCCACTCGGTTGGAGATACCTGTCTATTCTTTTGGTTCTTCGCCCATTTAGTGGGTAAAAAGGGGTCGAGGGTTCAAGGG from Nitrospirae bacterium CG2_30_53_67 encodes:
- a CDS encoding transcription antitermination factor NusB, with translation MGKRRKSRALTLQLLYQYEIRKEPPMELLKEFWKGQKSLDKDIRSFAESIFIGTVEQIEKIDLLISELSLHWKLSRISMVDKNILRLAIYEICFREDIPEKVTIDEAIELARQYSGDDAGSFINGILDKVLKEKERYMEKYSLI